GCAACAAACCGTTTTGTTATTAGTACTGCGGCAATGGCTGTTGCTTGCAGTAGCATTGCTTTAACTCCAGCTAATGCTAATGCCGTTATTCGTGATTATTCATGCAGTAAAGGAGGTTTTACAGGCACAATTGAAATCGATTACAATCAAGGCTTAGGCGGAAGAATAGGTTCAATAATCAGAATCAACTATAAAATTAACAAGGGAAAAAATAGGGGCGGTAATAAAGCAAATGTTGGTTATAGTGACGGAGGAACCCTACCCATTAAAAAATTCTATACTGGAGATGCAGGTATCCAAGATAACAATACCTCTGCCAATTTACGAGGGTTCAACGCCAGTGGAAACGGGATGAATACGTCCTAAAGAAGTAAGCTTGGCAAAAATCTGGGTTAATAAAATAGGCTCAGGGATTTCGGGAAGCATTTTTAACATTTCACGAACATATCGAAAACCACGATGGTAAGCCTTAAGGTCAATAATGCCAGAACCGGGATTGAGTTGCTGGAAATCAGCGAGAAGATGGTGGGATAAATTGACCATAAAAAATGCTAAATTAGAAGCATTAGTCACGGCAGTTTGGCTCAGGTTCATAAAATCTTCCAATCCCCAAAACTGCTTGGCATCCCTAAAATTAAACTCGATTTGGAAACGGAGTTTGTAATAGTCGATAATTTTTTCAAATGACAGAGTTAGGTCGCTAGAAAAAATAATTACATGGCTGCAAGCATTAGTTTTAAGATTGGTTTTGACCAAAATCACTACATTGAGAGCTTGGGCAAATTCTTTGTGAATAAGAGTGGCTTGATAAATATCAGTTTGAATATCATCCTCAATAGCACTTTTACATAAGTATTTGTCAGGTATATTACGATAGTCTAGCTTATCACCGTATTTACGACGAGAGCGCTTACTGGAGTCAGGATTTTCATAAGGGAAGTATAATGCTGAATCATGGCGCAATTTGGAAATTATCTGCAAGTTGACAAGACGTGCCATCTGCAAAGCATTGTTGTTACCAAAATGACCATCTACTACCAAGTAGGTGAGGGAAATAGAGTTAGCTAATAACTTGAATAGTGAACCAATCATTTTCTGAATTAGTATTAATTCAGATGTTAATATCACTTCCTTTTTATTTTTGTTTTTACTTCCTTTTGGTCGTCCACGCCCACGCTTTTCTTTTTTGTTTGGTTTTTCGATTGTCGAGGTACTTTTTGTTTGAGTATCTTTCTTTATTACCTGTTCTATCTGAATCGGAAACGAGTGCCTCTGTTCAACACTCACTAATGATAATACAAAGAAAGATAATCCTGATATCGGTTTATTGGCTAGGCTAGAAAAGAATCTATCTAATCCATAAGTCTTTTTACCCGATTTACTGACTACAACTTCA
This portion of the Nostoc sp. GT001 genome encodes:
- a CDS encoding transposase, encoding MSDILSLLQCLLPQINATTMRQLNQIILAMLAMSGRVTMLGISRWAGIGGSYRTMLRFFHTVIPWATLFWLFFRKHLFRANEVYLLAGDEVVVSKSGKKTYGLDRFFSSLANKPISGLSFFVLSLVSVEQRHSFPIQIEQVIKKDTQTKSTSTIEKPNKKEKRGRGRPKGSKNKNKKEVILTSELILIQKMIGSLFKLLANSISLTYLVVDGHFGNNNALQMARLVNLQIISKLRHDSALYFPYENPDSSKRSRRKYGDKLDYRNIPDKYLCKSAIEDDIQTDIYQATLIHKEFAQALNVVILVKTNLKTNACSHVIIFSSDLTLSFEKIIDYYKLRFQIEFNFRDAKQFWGLEDFMNLSQTAVTNASNLAFFMVNLSHHLLADFQQLNPGSGIIDLKAYHRGFRYVREMLKMLPEIPEPILLTQIFAKLTSLGRIHPVSTGVEPS